In Spirochaetota bacterium, the following are encoded in one genomic region:
- a CDS encoding MarC family protein yields MPSFDQLIMYGVSLFIAMDPFGVMPLYFTAVRSLSVARQNRMLIESFIVSLALGMLFAVGGFWIFKALGMELDDFRIGGGLVFLIIAIQAIMKNDSTAERISAKDRMLFGIVPVAVPGIVGPAVITNLVFITRDSSFLWSILMFTLCLIVTYGILFVARYIIKAIGTKGLMVLSKIFALLLVGMAVMFIRTGLQSLLK; encoded by the coding sequence ATGCCCTCGTTCGACCAGCTCATCATGTACGGCGTATCGCTTTTCATAGCGATGGACCCCTTCGGCGTCATGCCGCTTTATTTCACCGCGGTACGTTCTCTTTCCGTGGCACGGCAGAACCGCATGCTCATCGAGTCGTTCATCGTGTCGCTCGCGCTCGGCATGCTCTTCGCCGTCGGCGGGTTCTGGATATTCAAGGCCCTCGGCATGGAACTCGATGATTTCCGCATCGGCGGGGGGCTCGTCTTCCTCATCATCGCGATACAGGCGATCATGAAGAACGATTCGACAGCGGAGCGGATAAGCGCGAAGGACAGGATGCTCTTCGGCATCGTTCCCGTTGCCGTACCGGGCATCGTGGGCCCGGCGGTCATCACGAACCTGGTGTTCATCACCCGCGATTCATCGTTCCTCTGGTCGATACTCATGTTCACGCTCTGCCTCATCGTCACCTACGGCATACTCTTCGTCGCGCGCTACATCATCAAAGCGATAGGCACGAAAGGCCTCATGGTGCTCTCGAAGATATTCGCCCTCCTCCTCGTCGGCATGGCCGTCATGTTCATCCGCACCGGGCTGCAAAGTCTCCTCAAGTGA
- a CDS encoding nucleotidyltransferase domain-containing protein, with amino-acid sequence MDKNILDAVTIAAKNIADEFPVRMVILYGSCARGEERADSDIDLAVVFDRIDGDYLDLLRRVYRKAIEADDRIETVVLERGRDSSGFLENIMKSGKVVYEKTAA; translated from the coding sequence ATGGACAAGAACATTCTTGATGCCGTGACCATTGCCGCAAAAAATATTGCGGATGAGTTCCCTGTGAGGATGGTCATTCTCTACGGCTCATGTGCGCGCGGAGAGGAACGAGCCGACAGCGATATAGACCTTGCCGTCGTGTTCGACCGCATTGACGGGGATTATCTCGATCTGCTGCGGCGGGTATACCGGAAGGCGATAGAAGCGGACGACCGTATCGAGACCGTGGTGCTTGAGCGCGGGCGCGACAGCAGCGGTTTTCTGGAGAATATCATGAAGAGCGGGAAGGTGGTTTACGAGAAGACGGCAGCGTGA
- a CDS encoding GAF domain-containing protein, whose product MRAKRKDVPKGRSRPTGNDGFPAFDNAMMAEMRESNRILAETGNALLHLDNASDVYRFVSKAVHDLLGQAITATTSLDVSTGNMCFVSVDGLPVAHEKLISLFGIDPTKTTKRVDEMTEQELRHYRTGKLERIEDGLFGLLAGYVPRAVCGIAEKVLNTAFVYTIGIVQGDTHLGALFILSPNDIASYKDVIERVVNKAAFVIQRKHAERELATAYRKLEAFWEISAGESADVKGICDHVLSSIVSLTGSTFGFYGFINSDESVMTIHSWSGEAMKGCSIVDKPMHFPIADAGVWGEAVRKRGIFIMNDYAGMHAAKRGLPAGHVLLTNLMVVPVFTHGRIVALAAVANRPSDYTESDAKNLKAFAEAIQTIIDRKRAEDALQSSEARYRSIFENMQDVYYEATLEGTITEVSPSVETFTRYHRSEVIGMSLYDVYAEPADRDATIALLLKNGSVSDHEVTLKDRDGRVIECSLSASVSFDENKKPKMISGTIRDISERKRTEAMLVQTDKLRSLGVLASGVAHEVNQPLMALSLAIDNMQGMYTSGKMDEDYFAKKIDSMRGYIVRVKSIIEQVRLFSRDQSAAGIVEFSIDEAIDNVLFMVETQYRSRGIRIVRDRGTVPSVRGNLFKFEQVIVNLIANAKDAIEKKAASDSGYTDRVIMVRSSSDNGTVLMSIRDNGSGMSSDEQKNIFTPFYTTKPTGAGTGLGLSITYGIVKAMGGDIMFDSAAGDHTEVSVSIPAAQ is encoded by the coding sequence ATGCGTGCGAAAAGAAAGGATGTACCGAAAGGCCGTTCCCGGCCGACGGGAAACGACGGCTTCCCGGCGTTCGATAATGCGATGATGGCCGAAATGCGCGAGTCGAACCGTATCCTCGCGGAGACCGGGAATGCATTGCTGCATTTGGACAATGCGTCCGATGTCTATCGTTTTGTATCGAAGGCCGTACACGATCTGCTGGGTCAGGCGATAACCGCGACGACATCGCTTGATGTATCGACCGGCAACATGTGCTTCGTATCGGTGGACGGGCTTCCTGTTGCACATGAAAAGCTGATATCCTTGTTCGGCATCGACCCGACGAAGACAACGAAGCGCGTCGATGAGATGACCGAGCAGGAACTTCGGCATTACCGAACGGGAAAGCTCGAGCGTATCGAGGACGGATTGTTCGGATTGTTGGCGGGCTATGTGCCCAGAGCAGTATGCGGTATTGCGGAAAAAGTGCTCAACACCGCGTTCGTGTACACGATCGGCATCGTTCAGGGGGATACGCATCTCGGGGCCCTGTTCATCCTGTCCCCGAACGATATCGCATCGTACAAGGATGTGATAGAGCGTGTCGTCAATAAAGCGGCCTTCGTGATACAGCGCAAACATGCAGAACGGGAACTTGCGACAGCGTACCGGAAGCTCGAAGCGTTCTGGGAAATATCTGCCGGCGAGAGCGCCGATGTAAAGGGCATATGCGATCATGTGCTGTCGTCCATTGTCTCCCTGACCGGCAGCACGTTCGGGTTCTACGGGTTCATCAACAGCGATGAGTCCGTGATGACGATACATTCCTGGTCAGGTGAGGCGATGAAGGGATGTTCCATAGTCGACAAACCGATGCATTTCCCCATTGCCGATGCCGGTGTATGGGGAGAGGCGGTGCGCAAGCGCGGGATATTCATCATGAACGACTATGCGGGCATGCATGCCGCGAAACGAGGGCTCCCTGCGGGGCATGTGCTGCTTACGAATCTCATGGTGGTGCCGGTGTTCACGCACGGTCGCATCGTTGCGCTTGCCGCGGTGGCGAACCGTCCGAGCGATTATACCGAAAGCGACGCAAAGAACCTGAAGGCCTTCGCTGAGGCGATACAGACCATCATCGACCGGAAACGCGCCGAGGACGCGCTGCAATCAAGCGAGGCCCGATATCGGAGCATATTCGAGAACATGCAGGATGTGTATTACGAGGCGACACTTGAGGGGACCATCACCGAGGTGTCGCCGTCGGTGGAGACATTCACGAGGTATCACCGCAGCGAGGTCATCGGCATGTCGCTCTATGATGTGTATGCAGAGCCCGCCGACAGGGACGCGACGATAGCGCTCCTGCTTAAGAACGGATCGGTGAGCGACCATGAGGTGACGCTCAAGGACAGGGACGGCAGGGTGATAGAATGCTCGTTGAGCGCATCCGTCAGTTTTGATGAGAATAAAAAACCGAAGATGATATCCGGAACGATCAGGGATATTTCCGAGCGAAAGCGTACCGAGGCCATGCTTGTGCAGACTGATAAACTGCGCTCGCTCGGTGTGCTCGCTTCCGGTGTTGCGCACGAGGTCAATCAGCCGCTGATGGCGCTTTCCCTGGCCATCGATAATATGCAGGGCATGTACACGAGCGGGAAGATGGACGAGGATTATTTCGCGAAAAAGATCGACTCCATGCGCGGATACATCGTACGGGTGAAGAGCATCATCGAGCAGGTGCGGCTCTTCTCGCGCGATCAGTCGGCGGCCGGTATCGTCGAGTTCTCCATCGATGAGGCGATCGATAATGTGCTGTTCATGGTCGAGACGCAGTACAGGAGCCGCGGTATACGGATAGTGCGCGACCGCGGTACTGTCCCATCGGTGCGGGGTAATCTCTTCAAATTCGAGCAGGTGATCGTGAACCTTATTGCCAATGCGAAGGATGCCATTGAGAAGAAGGCTGCCTCCGACAGCGGTTATACTGACCGCGTCATCATGGTGCGGTCATCATCCGACAACGGGACCGTACTCATGAGCATACGCGATAATGGTTCCGGCATGTCATCCGATGAGCAGAAGAACATCTTCACCCCGTTCTATACGACAAAACCGACGGGCGCGGGTACGGGCCTGGGTCTTTCGATAACGTACGGCATCGTGAAGGCCATGGGCGGGGATATCATGTTCGACAGTGCTGCAGGCGATCACACCGAGGTATCGGTGAGCATACCGGCGGCGCAGTGA
- a CDS encoding response regulator encodes MSTILIVDDEEIIRRELCEYLSLRGYVVREANGRDEAIAVMKTEPIHAALIDYRMPGANGIDVLAYIKKEFPAVKVIFVTGEADNSVVEHALTNGAAAFFIKPVDGSAIADTLTTLLS; translated from the coding sequence ATGAGCACGATACTGATCGTTGATGATGAGGAGATAATACGGCGGGAGCTGTGTGAATACCTATCGCTCCGGGGCTATGTCGTCCGTGAGGCGAACGGCAGGGACGAGGCGATAGCCGTGATGAAGACCGAGCCGATACATGCCGCGCTCATCGATTACCGTATGCCCGGTGCGAACGGTATCGATGTGCTTGCATACATAAAAAAGGAATTCCCCGCCGTCAAGGTCATTTTTGTGACCGGCGAGGCGGATAACAGCGTGGTGGAACATGCGCTCACCAATGGGGCGGCCGCGTTCTTCATCAAGCCGGTGGACGGCAGCGCCATCGCCGATACGCTTACGACGCTCCTTTCGTAA
- the dxr gene encoding 1-deoxy-D-xylulose-5-phosphate reductoisomerase yields MKRLRIKRVMVLGASGSIGKNTLAVIRKFPHDFSVVALSVSKSIDTLALEVKRFRPKAVHIDRPDAADEFEKRVRFHGTVYRGPEGLTAMIRDVGADLVVNALVGSAGFLPTVTAIECGTDVALANKETLVAGGDIIMPLAKERGVSIIPIDSEHSAIFQIVRHFRDVPIHKLILTASGGPFRTLNRSALARVTPRDALKHPTWNMGAKISIDSATMMNKGLEVIEAHHLFDIPYEKIEVVIHPQSVIHSLVEFVDGEIYAQMGPTDMRYPIQNALTHPRVLPTPFDRLDLTTLSELNFFPPDRKKFPMLALAYRFGKKGGAAAVAFNAANEVCVGAFLAGSIRFTDIPAVTAKIAARFSAKKLTVDGIMHADHKARRMADEEIGIL; encoded by the coding sequence ATGAAGCGCCTGCGCATCAAACGGGTGATGGTGCTCGGCGCATCGGGGTCCATCGGGAAGAACACGCTCGCCGTCATACGGAAATTCCCGCACGATTTTTCCGTCGTCGCGCTGAGCGTATCGAAAAGCATAGACACGCTCGCGCTCGAGGTCAAGCGGTTCAGACCGAAAGCGGTGCACATCGACCGTCCGGATGCTGCCGATGAATTCGAGAAGCGCGTGCGTTTCCACGGGACGGTCTATCGCGGTCCGGAGGGACTTACCGCGATGATACGCGATGTGGGGGCTGATCTTGTCGTCAACGCGCTCGTCGGGAGCGCAGGATTCCTTCCCACGGTCACCGCCATCGAATGCGGCACCGATGTGGCGCTAGCCAACAAGGAAACGCTCGTCGCCGGCGGGGACATCATCATGCCGCTCGCGAAGGAGCGCGGCGTATCGATAATCCCCATCGACAGCGAACACTCGGCGATATTCCAGATCGTCCGCCATTTCCGCGACGTACCGATACATAAGCTCATCCTCACCGCTTCCGGGGGACCGTTCAGGACGCTTAATCGCTCGGCCCTTGCGAGAGTAACACCCAGGGACGCGCTCAAACACCCCACGTGGAACATGGGCGCAAAAATATCGATAGACAGCGCGACGATGATGAACAAGGGTCTTGAGGTCATAGAGGCGCATCACCTCTTCGACATTCCGTACGAGAAGATAGAGGTCGTCATCCATCCGCAGAGCGTCATCCATTCCCTCGTGGAATTCGTCGACGGCGAGATATACGCGCAGATGGGGCCCACCGACATGCGATATCCTATACAGAACGCCCTCACCCACCCGCGTGTGCTCCCCACACCGTTCGATCGCCTCGACCTGACGACACTGAGCGAATTGAATTTCTTTCCCCCGGACAGGAAGAAATTCCCCATGCTCGCGCTCGCCTACCGCTTCGGAAAAAAGGGCGGCGCTGCCGCGGTGGCGTTCAATGCGGCGAACGAGGTGTGCGTCGGGGCGTTCCTTGCCGGGAGCATACGCTTCACCGACATACCGGCGGTCACTGCAAAAATTGCAGCCCGCTTCTCAGCGAAAAAGCTCACCGTCGACGGCATTATGCACGCCGATCACAAGGCGCGGCGCATGGCGGATGAGGAGATAGGGATACTCTAG
- a CDS encoding ribonuclease H-like domain-containing protein, whose product MLERTFLHVRLVGEKREQYLWENGIRSWRDFSPSSENLDLPPKVLASLVSGLAESEKRLLSRDWDYFARALRHKHLYRMYPYLADRTLFLDIETTGVRSLRNAVTIIGCYDGVSPRVFVQGRDLDEFPAYIKRFSLVVTFNGKEFDIPFLERALHMRIDTPHIDLRRELAALGVLGGLKKIERELGIERQSQVAELNGYAAVVLWERYRKRNDTAALDTLIHYNIADTVSLERLLHVVYNKRMESYGFPDRVAEKPIPVVTHPYSPEVIAEIMPRVERVTGKKRPVIDTPPTNENAPA is encoded by the coding sequence ATGCTAGAACGTACCTTTCTTCATGTGCGGCTTGTCGGCGAGAAGCGTGAGCAGTATCTGTGGGAGAACGGTATACGCTCATGGCGCGATTTTTCCCCGAGCAGTGAGAACCTCGACCTCCCCCCGAAAGTGCTCGCCAGCCTTGTGAGCGGGCTTGCGGAATCGGAAAAACGCCTTCTCTCCCGCGATTGGGATTATTTCGCCCGTGCGCTCAGGCATAAGCATCTGTACCGCATGTACCCGTACCTTGCCGATCGCACGCTCTTCCTCGATATCGAGACCACCGGCGTGCGATCGCTCAGGAATGCGGTCACCATCATCGGCTGTTATGACGGCGTATCGCCGCGCGTGTTCGTGCAGGGGCGCGACCTTGATGAATTCCCCGCGTACATCAAACGCTTTTCGCTCGTCGTGACGTTCAACGGGAAGGAATTCGATATACCGTTCCTGGAGCGCGCACTGCATATGCGCATCGATACCCCGCATATCGACCTGCGTCGCGAACTTGCCGCACTCGGCGTTCTCGGCGGGCTTAAGAAGATCGAGCGTGAGCTCGGGATAGAACGTCAGTCGCAGGTGGCGGAACTCAACGGATATGCTGCCGTCGTGCTCTGGGAACGATATCGCAAGCGAAATGATACGGCGGCGCTCGATACGCTCATACATTATAACATCGCGGATACGGTGAGTCTCGAACGGCTCCTTCATGTCGTATATAATAAACGGATGGAATCGTACGGTTTCCCCGATCGTGTCGCTGAAAAACCGATACCCGTCGTCACGCATCCGTACAGCCCCGAGGTCATCGCCGAGATAATGCCGCGCGTCGAGCGCGTTACGGGAAAGAAAAGACCGGTGATCGATACCCCGCCAACAAATGAGAACGCCCCGGCGTGA
- a CDS encoding mucoidy inhibitor MuiA family protein, producing the protein MNTKLISLCIGILAISVIPAAGKTESVVDSKIDRVMVYHDRAHVTRTARLSSGGGIVDAVFTSLPGIISDESVRARVLTPASAKILDLEVRSVAEEKAADPKAQVLETKLRELQEEKARIDANLRMISVEDEYLAGVRKSFLAAFAVRGKGDELSSARPSVQEIDSLLKYFTTRNMSNALLLIREQKAQQSVASRIAVVQHDLSKLESGAGRATKTARVTVETAGASVVMLELSYHIASVAWNPGYDIRVLLDEKKTEFTGYGVVSQSSGEDWIDATIGFSTAQPSVRGTLPDLVPVYAIPPDRIPQNRGLVVSGKKYATQQEANRSLLDNVTVGQSRSSDALSETTASGDRRAGSLVFSVPKRADIPSDGSPHRTSISRESFPVHFEYLSIPKLSPYAFLQALGSNTLTTPILKGDLNIFLGNDFVGSSSTGNILPGEDFELSLSVNENIRVTRTLEERDEKTSGFLGNQTRASYSFLIKVENYTGSAIVMNLLDQIPVSGSEDVVVEGITFSREPSFRNKQGIIKWHFPMQSKETATISFSFTVIGPKEKGVAFFRTTLPPSVYLQQLMDSVVRKAPMQMDESDYRPEKSAAPSMRQKMY; encoded by the coding sequence ATGAATACAAAGCTCATCTCTCTCTGCATCGGCATTCTTGCCATATCGGTGATCCCCGCCGCGGGAAAGACCGAATCCGTCGTTGACTCGAAGATAGACCGCGTCATGGTATATCATGACCGCGCGCATGTAACGCGCACCGCGCGGCTCTCATCGGGCGGCGGTATCGTGGATGCCGTGTTCACATCGCTCCCGGGCATCATCTCGGACGAATCGGTACGCGCACGCGTGCTCACGCCGGCCTCCGCGAAGATACTCGATCTGGAAGTACGGAGCGTGGCCGAGGAAAAAGCAGCCGACCCGAAGGCGCAGGTGCTTGAGACGAAGCTCAGGGAGTTACAGGAAGAAAAGGCACGCATCGATGCGAACCTCAGGATGATATCCGTCGAGGATGAGTACCTCGCCGGTGTGCGGAAAAGTTTTCTCGCGGCGTTCGCGGTGCGCGGCAAGGGCGACGAACTCTCGTCAGCGCGGCCGTCCGTGCAGGAGATCGATTCGCTGCTCAAATACTTCACCACACGGAACATGTCCAACGCGCTCTTGCTGATCCGCGAGCAGAAGGCGCAGCAGTCGGTCGCATCGCGTATCGCCGTGGTGCAGCATGATCTGTCGAAGCTTGAGAGCGGTGCCGGGCGTGCGACCAAAACCGCACGGGTGACCGTCGAGACCGCCGGCGCGAGCGTCGTCATGCTCGAACTCTCGTATCATATCGCGAGCGTTGCCTGGAACCCCGGCTACGACATACGCGTGCTCCTTGACGAGAAGAAGACCGAGTTCACCGGCTACGGCGTCGTATCGCAGTCGAGCGGCGAGGACTGGATCGATGCAACGATAGGATTTTCCACCGCGCAGCCGTCGGTACGCGGAACCCTCCCCGACCTCGTCCCGGTATACGCGATACCCCCGGACAGGATTCCACAGAACCGCGGGCTTGTCGTGAGCGGAAAAAAATACGCCACGCAGCAGGAAGCAAACCGCTCTCTTCTGGATAATGTCACCGTCGGCCAATCGCGTTCATCCGATGCGCTTTCCGAAACAACGGCAAGCGGTGACAGGCGCGCGGGTTCGCTCGTATTTTCAGTGCCGAAACGCGCTGATATTCCGAGCGACGGCTCGCCGCACCGCACCTCGATCAGCCGTGAATCATTCCCCGTGCACTTTGAATATCTCAGCATACCGAAATTAAGCCCGTACGCCTTCCTCCAGGCGCTCGGCAGCAACACGCTCACGACACCGATACTCAAGGGCGACCTCAACATCTTCCTCGGCAACGATTTCGTCGGCTCCTCATCGACGGGCAACATCCTCCCCGGCGAGGACTTCGAGCTTTCGCTCAGCGTCAATGAGAACATCCGCGTCACGCGGACGCTCGAGGAACGCGACGAGAAAACATCCGGATTTCTCGGCAATCAGACGCGCGCAAGCTACAGCTTCCTCATCAAGGTGGAGAATTATACCGGCAGCGCCATCGTCATGAACCTGCTCGATCAGATACCGGTGAGCGGTTCGGAAGATGTCGTCGTCGAGGGTATCACGTTCTCACGCGAGCCGTCATTCAGGAACAAACAGGGGATAATCAAATGGCATTTCCCCATGCAGTCGAAGGAAACAGCGACGATATCGTTCTCGTTCACCGTTATCGGCCCGAAGGAAAAGGGCGTCGCCTTTTTTCGCACCACGCTCCCACCGTCGGTGTATCTCCAGCAGCTCATGGACAGCGTCGTTCGGAAAGCGCCGATGCAGATGGATGAAAGCGATTATCGGCCTGAAAAAAGCGCGGCACCGAGCATGCGGCAGAAGATGTATTGA
- a CDS encoding HEPN domain-containing protein, with protein sequence MTGDEKVKYWIELADDDIRTADVLFRNSIYLQCCFYCHQAVEKSTKAYYWRSKQAEPPYTHNIMRLARLSGLLERCDDSKRDYIALLSPLNTQIRYPEDKEHLSESMTLEKVRMIFEKAKEYVAWTRTFLMP encoded by the coding sequence ATGACCGGCGATGAAAAGGTGAAATACTGGATAGAACTGGCTGACGATGACATTCGTACTGCCGATGTGTTGTTCAGGAATTCGATCTATCTTCAATGTTGTTTTTACTGCCATCAAGCCGTCGAAAAATCGACGAAGGCGTATTATTGGCGTTCGAAACAGGCAGAGCCGCCATATACGCATAATATCATGCGATTGGCGCGGCTTTCCGGGCTGCTCGAAAGGTGCGACGACTCGAAACGTGACTATATCGCATTGTTAAGTCCGCTGAATACACAAATTCGTTATCCCGAAGATAAAGAGCATCTTTCTGAGAGCATGACGCTGGAAAAAGTGCGGATGATATTTGAAAAAGCCAAGGAGTACGTTGCATGGACAAGAACATTCTTGATGCCGTGA
- a CDS encoding VCBS repeat-containing protein, whose amino-acid sequence MLRLALMVILAASAFAELGFKRVMDTPYPKNSGTSSGDMAIGDINGDGKKDVIVIGNMKAKPVILVYMQKADGSFALAEDTKLPGVDVGCIRLADMDRDGDLDVVLYGKTAPAAESAIFHVYKNDGGVFSLLADLGKDLPSEDFEDVPGAWGKSGGANDNRSDEGVHGLYNANGWSKGVLELADLDGDGDIDIVFAGTKGLESGTDPAGQMIQRDWETSGVFLNNGGTFSYLTGAGFPLAGIPSDPETMPARSYPGMAKVSRGAAAIGDFNRDGKPDLALIGQANMGPKANAGIPETQRNGKPIAEVYLGKGDGTFTLVTGHGLTGLIDGTMTVVDVNKDGKPDIAVIGSTGHPKDANGGRFTRIYLGTGDGTFTEDAQVYQTPKGDAASVAPVMTGDIAFGDLDNDGDLDMVIGGNASDRALFIYINDGGKFSIVDLSKMKQGIGSSDAKMMSESDASAECDIAIVDIDGDGDNDIIVNGRGGSNQLLVFANKLK is encoded by the coding sequence ATGCTTCGACTTGCACTCATGGTGATACTGGCGGCGAGCGCATTTGCCGAGCTTGGTTTCAAGCGCGTCATGGATACACCGTATCCGAAGAATAGCGGGACATCGTCGGGGGATATGGCCATCGGCGATATCAACGGCGACGGGAAAAAGGATGTCATTGTCATCGGAAATATGAAGGCAAAGCCCGTCATTCTCGTTTATATGCAGAAGGCGGACGGTTCGTTCGCTCTTGCTGAAGATACGAAATTACCCGGCGTGGATGTCGGGTGCATACGGCTCGCTGATATGGACAGGGACGGCGACCTTGATGTCGTGCTCTACGGGAAGACAGCCCCTGCCGCGGAAAGCGCGATATTCCATGTATATAAGAATGACGGCGGTGTTTTTTCGCTGCTTGCCGATCTCGGGAAGGACCTGCCGAGCGAGGATTTTGAGGATGTACCCGGCGCATGGGGAAAGTCGGGCGGGGCGAATGATAATCGTTCCGATGAAGGCGTGCATGGGCTTTACAATGCGAACGGCTGGTCGAAGGGCGTGCTTGAGCTTGCCGACCTCGACGGCGACGGTGATATCGATATCGTGTTCGCCGGCACGAAGGGTTTGGAGTCGGGTACCGATCCCGCGGGCCAGATGATACAGCGCGATTGGGAGACATCCGGCGTATTCCTCAATAATGGCGGTACGTTCAGCTATCTTACCGGAGCAGGCTTTCCTCTCGCAGGCATACCCTCCGACCCGGAGACAATGCCCGCACGTTCCTACCCCGGCATGGCAAAAGTGTCGCGCGGTGCAGCGGCCATCGGCGATTTCAACCGCGACGGGAAACCCGATCTTGCTCTCATCGGTCAGGCGAACATGGGGCCGAAGGCGAATGCCGGCATACCGGAGACACAGCGCAACGGCAAGCCCATCGCTGAGGTATATCTCGGCAAGGGCGACGGGACATTCACGCTCGTAACGGGACACGGGCTCACCGGTCTTATCGACGGGACCATGACCGTCGTCGATGTGAACAAGGACGGGAAGCCGGATATCGCTGTTATCGGCAGCACCGGTCATCCGAAGGATGCGAACGGCGGGCGTTTCACCCGCATTTATCTTGGCACGGGTGATGGGACGTTCACCGAGGACGCACAGGTGTATCAGACGCCGAAAGGAGACGCCGCATCGGTCGCCCCGGTCATGACCGGGGACATCGCCTTCGGCGACCTCGACAATGACGGTGACCTTGACATGGTCATCGGCGGCAATGCGAGCGACCGCGCTCTCTTCATCTACATCAATGACGGCGGAAAATTCTCCATCGTCGATCTGTCGAAGATGAAGCAGGGCATCGGCTCATCGGATGCGAAGATGATGAGCGAATCGGACGCGAGCGCGGAATGCGATATCGCCATCGTGGATATCGACGGTGACGGGGATAATGATATTATCGTGAACGGCAGGGGCGGGTCGAATCAGCTGCTGGTCTTTGCGAATAAACTGAAGTAG